Genomic segment of Phycodurus eques isolate BA_2022a chromosome 13, UOR_Pequ_1.1, whole genome shotgun sequence:
TTGTCGCTGTCCGCCGAGCTGTCGTCCCGGTCGCTGCACGCGGCCTCGGCGCACTTCGCGTCCGCTTTCTCGTCGTCCGAACTGTACAGTTTGGTCTCGCCTAGaataataatacacacaaaaaattattatatatatatatatatatatatatatatatgggagaCAAAATGTTACAAGTGGCAACGTTGTGGAGAACATTTTCTATTTGAACCGGAAAATATACATGCAAACGCAAACATAAAGGTCAATCAAAAAGTTGCCTATTTATGACAACGCATTGAAGTAATAACTAAATGTACGACTACaacttttgagacttttttttctttttttctgaatgtaatTAAGAACGTGCACAATCACTATGGCGCGCGTGCAGctttttaatcagtttgaaaTCATCAAGCATTTGCACGCGAGTTGAATTTTGAATGCGATTTCAATGTCCAAATTGCACAGTCGCGAAAATGCGAGATTTGCGATTTTCccgggtggggggcggggggggggggggggggggggggggggggggacgacgacgacgacgacgacgacgacacaaAAAGTCTTCCCTCCCGTTCGACCAATTCTGCCAGCGTGCGTCAACCCGCGAGCGCGACCGAGATCCACGCCGACCTGAGATCGCCTGGAAAGTTTCCGAGAAGTTGAGCAAGTCTGCGCGTTTGTCGCGGCTGCGGAGGTCGTCGGAGTGCGGCGGGCTCTGCCGCCTCCTCGCGCCCGGCAGCTCCTGCGGCGGGTAGAAGGTGTCCGGGGGGTCCGAGAAGTCCGGCACGGCGGTGGTGAGGGCCACCATGGACGGCACGCCTTGGCCCAGGCTGGCGCAGAAGGTGTTGGTGAGGCGGCCGGCGAAGGAGGCGAGCGGGGCGAGCGGAGGAATCCCGGAGGAGAGAGGGGAGTGGGACAAGGCCTGCGGGATGACCAGCGGCCTGTAGGGCATGAACATCGGGTAGCCCGTGTAGAGCAGGTGTCCCGGCCTGGGCTGGGGGCTCCCGATCAGGGAATCGATGGAAAAGGCAGCCCCTTGCCCTCCCGGTCTCTGCATATTTGCAGCAGCCCCCCCGAAATCTCAAACTTTGCGCGAGTAGATCCTGAGCCGCATCCCCGGAAGTGGGACCGCGACTACTTTTCTGCAGTCCGCTTGTGTTCTGCCCCCCTTTGTGCTCCTCTTATTTGTCACATAAACACACGCTGCCTCGGCTCGAAACCTCTTCGGCGGCTCCTCCCTCTGTGGTGCGCGCAAAGAGAGCGAGGAGAGGGAGCGCGCATTGGTTATCATGTGAACGgggtggggcgggggtgggggggggggggcggtggtcCCTGGGGGCTCATCCATCTTCCTCAAATTACGCTTCATTCCCTTATTCAGCCTCTGACTTTTTGGCCGTCCTGAGAGGCGGCCGTTTCCcagtagccccccccccccccccccctcaaataaGTCCTTCCCCTTCTATCACCGTCGACCACACCAAGCCAATCAGCTATTATTAATTTTGATTGATGGTTAGCAATTACTGCGGATTCAAAACAACCAAACCTTttgtgctcccccccccccaaaaaaaaaaaaaagagtgtggAGGAGAGGCAGATgtaccccccccgcccctcgtCCACCTCCCATCTCCCTTGGCCTATtctccggggggggggggggcaaacaaTGCGTTTGGCCCCGGATAAAGAAGTGCTGCAACAATTGTTCCCTGGAGGGAGATACTTTGGGAAAATTAGATCCAGATAAAAGGGGTGCATGTGCGAGGTCAACTGCAGCGTGGGTTTGCAACATGGCCAAAGTCACCTTTGTTTGAAAGGGGGGGCTGTATGCTTCtaaattgacccccccccccaaaaaaaaaatattatttgcgGTAGTACAGCATGGggcaaactgaaaaaaataaaccaaaaaaaaaagccttttttggtCTTGAGGCAATAATGGGAGATCAAGTCAGCTTGTAAATGGgcacgatgatgatgatgatgatgaagacgaTGATTAGCCCCATTGAGTCGCGCGGGTGGCCGAGCTCTCCAAACGCTCGTCTGATTGCGCGCACGACGCCGACATCATTTCGCGGCCCCCGAGCCGGGTGAGCCCACCCTGGCGAGCTCGCGGTCGTCGTTGCGGCGCGCGTGCACGTGGCGCAGAACGTCGCTCAAGCCTCCCCGTCCTTTAAATGCGATTTTCTTGTCCAGGTGCATCCGAATAAATAAGAATGTCATGGAAAACGTcctttatttcagtagttcgaAACTACTGCACTGATATGGATTTCAGTCCACACCAATAGTGCATGATTTTATTTGATGAATTTGGATGCACTGCAGTCTATAGCCTACAGCGAAGGAAAACACCAAACACATTCCATCTCATGATATTACATAAGAAGCAATCTAAACATTTTGGTACATATACATTAGTTATAAATTGGCCTCGTGAAAATAACTTTCCGATGTGTTAAAttaatgagtttcactttttgaatggaactaCTGAACGTAATAAACTCTTGTACAATCTCCATTCGTTATTTATTGTGCTCGGAAAACATCCCAAATCAGGTAAAAACGTGAAGTAAAAGCGAAACGAAACGAAACTGTATTTGTCCCTATTTTAAGTTTATTAAAGATATGAAAGCTTACAGTGATAGTCTGGGAATTTGGCAAATTGAGATGCCATACAGTGGACATTTACATCAAAATGAGATAATTTacaggtaaaaaacaaacaaactagaAATTCAGTTTACTCTCAAGTACTTAGGTAAAACATAATTATTATAGGAGTGAGATTAAAATGGAAACATGGCAGTGCGCTGGCAATACTTCATCACATCAAGTCTCTAGTGCCCTCTGGTGGTACAAAATGTAATGTGCTAAAAGCTTGAAGTCAAGGCCAACAAACCAGCAATATTGATTTCTAGCAGCAGCAAACTCTTCATCAGGACTATCAGTGCTTCAAGGTGCTTAGTGGACATAACCTCTGTAATCCAGGAGCAAGTAGTTCTTGATAAAGGTGGGCAGGTGTAGTCCCGGGACCACCTTGTTGAGTCGACCTTCCAGGAAAACCCTCAATTTACAGCGTGACAAGTGTTGCAGGGAACGAGGAGTCCGCGCCAGGGAGAAGACGGACTCGTAGAACTCCTTGTGCTCCTGGTTGAGAAGACATGCAAGAAATGAGCTAAAGTTTCCCTCTTTGCTGTAAATTAAAGCTATGatccacaactttttttgttaagAAAAAGTATTAAGCATTATTAGAAAAAGTtacatactgtagctttaaGCGTGTTGTATATATGAAATGGCAGCCAGCAAATTTGGTGCTTGAAGTagaagcaaacacacacagacacacatttatGTTTTGTCATCGTGTGGGGtctcaaaaattaaaaaaatcaattatcaTGTTATGAATCGATATTTGTGTACCCCGCCAAAGTCCAATATTTTGTACAAAGCAACGGTTTGCACCCACTGGTAAACTTGCCTGAAAGACCTCGGGGGGTACAGACTCGACCCAGGTGTCGGTGACTTTGAGGTGACTGTAGGCGTTGAGCAGGACTTCGATGGTGCGTGGAGATTGAGAGCAGTGCCTCAGAACCTGAAAATGAACATCACAACATGCAAAAACGCAACAGGATTCAAACTATAGCCATTATCTCGAGTTGGTGAGCAAGCGCCATAGATTCAAAAAGAAATCAAGTAATTAAACACTTGTGAAATGAACAGATTGGGGCTCCCTCAGGGGGTTTAACTGGAAATTATGCAATTAGTGCTAATTAATCTCCTATTAACACTTGCCTAATTAGGAAGCAGGCGTTTCGTTTGGTGCACGTGGGTGCACTCGTAGTCGTGGGTGTGCTTCCCGCAGCGAGCGCAACGCTTGCGTGTTGTGTCAGGAAAGGATTGAGAAGTTGAGAGGCCTTGGAAATGAGACTAAGTCAAGGTGTTCAAAGTGCAGCGCGCAACAATGATGCAATAATTAGACACCTTGATGGTTAATTAGCAATTGGATAATCATGGACTCCAAAACCATTTCAAAACTAGAATGGGAATATCCTAACAACCTACATTTGGATCAGCACCATATTggattagttaaaaaaaaacatttcctttaGTATGAAGAGGTCTTCTTTATGTACTGCGCTATTTGTGGAAATGTAGAAAAAGCCCTtcgtttaaataaaaaatgtggaacaACAATTGGTTATTCTTGGCCTATGTCCCAAAACTCCACAAAGAAATCAAAAACGGAACTTTTGTGTGTAAATGGGCCAACAAATACCAGCAAGCGGCGCAGTTCGGTTCGCCATCGTACGGTTTGGGTGGATAAACCTGGTGAAGTTTGCTACGGAAACAGCATGACATCATCGTATACTAGAGAGACTGTCCGaataattcaacaaaaaaaataaaaacagcgcAGAGTAACGACAGTCCTTAGATTTCCTGTCGGCCAATCAACGgacagcagtgtgtgaagcTCCTCCCTCCACGAACATACCAAAGTGTACCATTGCGACCGGCTGCCCAACAAAAGCCGTACAGAGGATCCTACTTTACAACAGTACCGACGTACGACATTTCGAGGTTACGAACGGTGCGGAATGAACGATCTTGCGCAGCGGCGTAACAATACACGGTCAAGAAGGCTTACTCACTTACTACACTTACTGTTTCTTATTCGATTGTTTCGTATTCATGGCATAGAAGTGTTtgtcataaaaaatattgactgatattatgactttaatacTGCATTATCGTAGGTTAGTAACACACCACTTAGATCCAAATTTGGATTACATCATCTGTCCTAAAACCGAGAACCCCCGGTACTGACAAGTGGGACGGTTCAGGTCGCATATTTTGGGACTGTTTACAacgaaaacacaataaaaatgtgtgcTAAACTGAAACACAAACCGTTTGAGTGGAGTTTTCCTACCTTGGGCAATGCTCCAGGCCACACCCGGATGGAGCCGTGGTTGAGCAGGGCACGGACGACCCTCTCGGGACCATGGGCCAGCTTGTAGCACACCACCTTCAGGATGTTATGCATGGGGGCTTCGCCGCCGTAGTCCATGTCGTTAACGCCGGACCCGttggccaacagcagctccaCCAAGTCTGCGTTGACATTCTTACACGCCATGTGCAGCGGCGTGTGTTTGTCCTGGTCCGTGGTGCGGATGTCGGCCCCCGCCTTCATCAGCATCCGGCACAAGTCGAAGTAGCGCCGGAGGTCCTGCGGTTCTTGCGGCTGGGCGCAGGCGGCGTTCAGGGGCGTGAGGCCTTCGTCGTTCTTTTTGTCCACGGCGGCTCCGTAGCGCAGGTAGAGCTCGACGTGATCGGCGAGACCGTTCCTTGCTGCCACATGCAAGGGAGTGTCGTCTTCATCCACGGTGCGTCCGTTGATGGCTGCGCCATACTGAAGGAGATACTTTGCACAGCTGCAGACGGAGGTTCAGAGGATCAGAAAGTTATATTTGCGATGGCGACGAAATGGTTTACAGAATAATCGTGATCAAATGTTCAACACACGTTTTCTAAAATAATTGTTACTAGCTTCTGTGAGAGTAAACAGCTGCTTTCATTGGCTCCTCTTTGTATCCTGTGATGCAGCGTGTTATTAGCGATAGCATTGGGAGCTAGCACGATGAAAGATACCGGTAGTTGTTATTGACATGCTTTCACCTCGCTGGCATATCATAACTGTGAGGTAATATAATGTAAAGAGATCTCTTAACTGTCGCGGTAGCATCTTCTTTCCAGCACTTttgctccattttctatttatttgtaaaatgtgcTTAGTGTTGCcgattgtatatttttatattcaaattaaaattggTTGTTTATATTCTGTACATCATCAAATCTTTCAATATTTGTTGTATAAtatttgtttctccaaaattgGGTGATTAAAGTCTATTTTTGGATTTTTCTAAATTCATTTATCactttaaataattggttaaatgTTGTACTGTaagttatgaaaaaaatgaaaatgaaaacaacaatgacaaattgtTTGGCAATATCATATCACAAACATGATAATTCTGGTCACTACTTGACGAGTTTGAATCATCACATCGTTTCATTTCGAATTTGCCAGTAATATATTTATGGCTTTGCTATATAATACTCACTCGATGGACTCCGGGTTGGAGCATAAGTGCAAAGGCATCCGGCCGTCCTCCGAGACCGCATTGGCGTTGGCACCGTGGACCAGCAGCATTTTGGCGCACTCTGGCTCGCAGTGCACGCAGGACCCGTGCAAGGCGGTGATGCCACCTGGCGCCAGGTCGACGCTGGCTCCGCGTTGCAGCAGGAGTTTCAGACACTCGGTGAAGCCTCGTCCAGCCGTGATGTGAAGCGGCGTTGTCAGCTCCTGCTCGTACGTCAGCGACCAAAGTCCTGCCGAAACAAAGAATGACAGTCAGATTCATAGTTCAACCACTTATAAAAAGCACACAAGTACTGTAATTATTTCCACTGGCAGTGCTCAAAACTGTTTGAAAAACCTACTCAAGCTTGTGTAGTTAAATCTGAAGTTCGTCCACTCGTCTATGTTGCTGGTGTCGTAAGTGGCGTCAATCAGGTAGACGTATTCGTCATCATCCATTATGCTGACCAGCGTCAGCTCGTCGCCCACGAGCAGAGAGTTCCAAAACTGCAACACGCAACCTGTGGCCTTGGCTGTGGCGATCACGTCGTTGCGGAACGTCTTTGGCTTGTGCCATTTCACCTTAGGTGCTACGTAGGCCATTGCTGTGCCTAACTAGTTCAGGACGAGTACTTGTCCCGGAGGATAAACTCGGTCACGTGTGTTGTTTGCGCGGAGGCTATTTCAGGTCGTCATGTGATATGACCCAGTGAACCATGCCAGAGCAGATTCGAGCCAATCTTCAGTATAGCACGTAAGCACCTACCAGTCAAAGGATATAACCACTCTAAAACGGCAATTCTTGACCTGACCTGGAAACTGTCAGGGATATAGGGTATGATAATACATTTAGGACTATTAGTGAGTGATTGTCTCATGATACGCTTCTAAAAATAATGCACTCCTGTGTTTAAACACCACATCATGTTGAGTTGCAGGTGGGCATGCAGCTCATGATTTGCAGACGTTCGCAGTCTATTGTAACAAACATGAATGCGGGTCTCTTGAAAACACAATCCTCGTAAATTAGGCTACCACCTACCACGTGCCAAAT
This window contains:
- the gbx1 gene encoding homeobox protein GBX-1, giving the protein MQRPGGQGAAFSIDSLIGSPQPRPGHLLYTGYPMFMPYRPLVIPQALSHSPLSSGIPPLAPLASFAGRLTNTFCASLGQGVPSMVALTTAVPDFSDPPDTFYPPQELPGARRRQSPPHSDDLRSRDKRADLLNFSETFQAISGETKLYSSDDEKADAKCAEAACSDRDDSSADSDNESFSDGNACGPRPQKAELQLGAAAPHDAPPPGAASAAKSRRRRTAFTSEQLLELEKEFHCKKYLSLTERSQIAHALKLSEVQVKIWFQNRRAKWKRIKAGNVSNRSGEPVRNPKIVVPIPVHVNRFAVRSQHQQIEQGTRP
- the asb10 gene encoding ankyrin repeat and SOCS box protein 10 isoform X2, whose protein sequence is MAYVAPKVKWHKPKTFRNDVIATAKATGCVLQFWNSLLVGDELTLVSIMDDDEYVYLIDATYDTSNIDEWTNFRFNYTSLRLWSLTYEQELTTPLHITAGRGFTECLKLLLQRGASVDLAPGGITALHGSCVHCEPECAKMLLVHGANANAVSEDGRMPLHLCSNPESIDCAKYLLQYGAAINGRTVDEDDTPLHVAARNGLADHVELYLRYGAAVDKKNDEGLTPLNAACAQPQEPQDLRRYFDLCRMLMKAGADIRTTDQDKHTPLHMACKNVNADLVELLLANGSGVNDMDYGGEAPMHNILKVVCYKLAHGPERVVRALLNHGSIRVWPGALPKVLRHCSQSPRTIEVLLNAYSHLKVTDTWVESVPPEVFQEHKEFYESVFSLARTPRSLQHLSRCKLRVFLEGRLNKVVPGLHLPTFIKNYLLLDYRGYVH
- the asb10 gene encoding ankyrin repeat and SOCS box protein 10 isoform X1, whose product is MSRGSFVFTSTALRSLQLDEDMLERHKYNQRLASHHPLSYALKKEAWDRTPLSSNAATKPAVCRDVVIQNALYTGNLEAVRRLFPRGSTASLIIEPQGGEMRWVARGEGLWSLTYEQELTTPLHITAGRGFTECLKLLLQRGASVDLAPGGITALHGSCVHCEPECAKMLLVHGANANAVSEDGRMPLHLCSNPESIDCAKYLLQYGAAINGRTVDEDDTPLHVAARNGLADHVELYLRYGAAVDKKNDEGLTPLNAACAQPQEPQDLRRYFDLCRMLMKAGADIRTTDQDKHTPLHMACKNVNADLVELLLANGSGVNDMDYGGEAPMHNILKVVCYKLAHGPERVVRALLNHGSIRVWPGALPKVLRHCSQSPRTIEVLLNAYSHLKVTDTWVESVPPEVFQEHKEFYESVFSLARTPRSLQHLSRCKLRVFLEGRLNKVVPGLHLPTFIKNYLLLDYRGYVH